Proteins encoded within one genomic window of Mesobacillus subterraneus:
- a CDS encoding FxsA family protein, protein MKYIFLFLVIVPAAEIGVLLISGQTIGIWPTILIIILTGFLGAFLAKQQGLETIRRTQDQLRRGMMPGDVILDGVSILVGGTLLLTPGFITDALGFLLLASPTRKFFKALMLKLFRNWIDRGTIKVIR, encoded by the coding sequence ATGAAATATATATTTTTGTTTTTAGTTATTGTCCCGGCTGCTGAAATTGGTGTCCTGCTTATTTCTGGGCAAACGATTGGGATTTGGCCGACGATTCTGATCATCATCCTGACAGGTTTCCTTGGGGCTTTCTTGGCGAAGCAGCAAGGATTGGAAACGATAAGAAGAACTCAGGACCAGTTAAGAAGAGGCATGATGCCTGGAGATGTCATCCTGGATGGAGTGAGCATCCTTGTGGGTGGTACTCTTCTTCTGACACCAGGCTTCATTACCGACGCCCTGGGATTTTTACTATTGGCATCACCGACCAGGAAGTTTTTCAAAGCATTAATGCTCAAATTATTCCGTAACTGGATTGATAGAGGTACAATCAAAGTAATTCGTTAA